The following nucleotide sequence is from Coffea eugenioides isolate CCC68of chromosome 10, Ceug_1.0, whole genome shotgun sequence.
AGGTAACACTAGTGCTAAACTCTTCATTGATGATTGTACTGTGAATAATATGACAAGGGAGGTATCTGATATTTTGCAAAGTTCAAGGGATGTGAGTGAGACatgttagaaacctcaggggaggttttctgaaattatcccttaaaaaTATATACTTTCAACTATTCTAAGTGCAGCCAGAATCAAAGAACATTGGTATCAAACCACTTAATATAACTATTGTGACCAGAATTGGAAGGgttaagaagaagaaaacactTCATTTTACCATCACTAGATTCATTATTTTTGCAACATTAAATAATGAAGTGTATTTTTCATCTTCACCCTTTTGATTCTGGTCCCAATGATTATATTAAGTATTTGGGCAAAAACACCTTTTAATTTCGGTTGCACTTACGACTAAAATGATCATAAGGTTGAAAGTATATACTTAAAATAGTCCATGGGCTACTCTAAGGCAAAATTTAGATTAGAGATTAAAACTTGACAACATGAATAATTTAAGGGCTTTCCACACACTTTTACCTCTCATTTTGTTGACTCTAAAGagtaaatttgaccaaaaaaaaaaaaaacctcagaCGTGACACTATTTTATTAAGGAGCTTATCTGTGATAATATGTTATTGAGGGACTAAAATGGTGCAATGACAATAGTTTAGAGACTGGTACGACTAGTTTTGTCTAACTAATACGCAAGAGGATGAGATTGGAACCGAAATTTGAAAGTCGAACCGGATTGCTCAGCTGGTATCATACAACATGATGGGGTACAAATGAAGGCATGGTTCAGGAAGTAAACTAACTTTTAACTTTTATTTAACGGCCGCTTGACCAGAACGAGAAATCCTGAGTCATTTCCCGGCGACAAAAAAAAGTACAGacaacaacaaataatcaaTCATCAGCCGGTCTATCTAACCAATAATCAAAATTtcccaaaaccctagaaaaaaaCACACTCACGCACTTAAAACCATACAAATTCACACATcaactctatctctctctctcacacataCACTAACTGGCACTCATAATCACTCACATGATCGCCCTCCCATCTCCGTACTATTATGTCCTACTACCATTCCTCCGATCgaagaaaccctagaaattcGTGACTCCGTTGACAGAAATGGCGACGTCGAAGCTCATGGCTTCTTCAACTTCGGCAGCGACTTCATCTCATAACTCCGAACTCCGTCGGAATTCGCTTTCCAAATCTGATTTCCATAATTTCCGCAATCATCATCATTATCATCAAAACTCTCCAAATGCTGCGGCAGCTGTTTCTGCGACGACGACGACGACGACTGAGAGTACTTTGTTGAATGCGGAAATTACGCTTTTGGATGCTTCGGGAGCGATCACGCCCATCTCGCCGGCGCCGGTGAGGAAGAAGACGGTGGATGATGTGTGGAGAGAGATTGTGGCGGGGAAGACGGCAGCGAGCGAGCCGGCGAGGAGAGTGGAGCCTAAGGAGGAGGCAATGGATGAGATGATGACATTGGAGGATTTTTTGGTAAAGGCTGGAGCAGTGGAGGAATCGGCTGTTGCTGCGGCGGCAGGAGTGGAGGGGGAGGTGAAGGTGGAGGCTGCTGCGGTCGCGGGGACGAGTGGGGGAATGTTTGCTTTTGATAGTCCGTATATGTCGAGGCAGGGGAGTGTGGAAAGTGGGGGAGGGCTGGGGTATGCAAGTGCAGGAGGTTTGGAGACGATGGGGAGTGGAGGActaggaggaggaggagggagagGGAAGAGAA
It contains:
- the LOC113750244 gene encoding G-box-binding factor 4-like; amino-acid sequence: MATSKLMASSTSAATSSHNSELRRNSLSKSDFHNFRNHHHYHQNSPNAAAAVSATTTTTTESTLLNAEITLLDASGAITPISPAPVRKKTVDDVWREIVAGKTAASEPARRVEPKEEAMDEMMTLEDFLVKAGAVEESAVAAAAGVEGEVKVEAAAVAGTSGGMFAFDSPYMSRQGSVESGGGLGYASAGGLETMGSGGLGGGGGRGKRRASSLLEPMDKAAQQRQRRMIKNRESAARSRERKQAYQVELEAMAVRLEEENEQLLKEKAERTKERCKLLKEKVIPVVEKRRPARILRRVRSMEW